From one Pirellulales bacterium genomic stretch:
- a CDS encoding glycosyltransferase family 2 protein, with the protein MLTVLIPAKNERLNIRPCIESARSIADEILVADSGSTDGTLDIAREMGCRIVERELVDFSDFKNWAIPQAKHPWVLVLDADERVTPELADEIRLTLANPPTELDGYWIGRENYFMGQRVHHCGWNSDAVFRLFRRDVCRYTNRRVHEAVAVSPGRDGRLAARLRHYTVWNYDRYLAKMAHYTRLGAMDLHDRGRRAGFAGMFFRVPLRFLQLYIFRLGFLDGLTGLQICMLTAFTGFLKQARLWEIDHALPQPDPEAERERRAA; encoded by the coding sequence ATGCTCACTGTCCTCATCCCGGCCAAGAACGAGCGGTTGAATATCCGCCCGTGCATCGAGTCGGCCCGGTCGATCGCCGACGAGATTCTCGTGGCCGATTCGGGTTCGACGGACGGCACTTTAGACATCGCGCGGGAGATGGGCTGCCGGATCGTCGAGCGCGAATTGGTCGATTTCTCCGATTTCAAGAATTGGGCAATCCCGCAGGCGAAGCATCCGTGGGTGTTGGTGCTCGATGCCGACGAACGGGTGACGCCCGAGCTGGCCGACGAAATCCGGCTGACCCTCGCCAATCCGCCGACGGAACTCGACGGTTATTGGATAGGCCGCGAGAACTATTTCATGGGGCAGCGAGTTCACCATTGCGGCTGGAACAGCGACGCCGTGTTTCGCCTGTTTCGCCGCGACGTGTGCCGCTACACCAATCGCCGCGTTCACGAAGCCGTCGCGGTCTCGCCCGGGCGTGACGGGCGGTTGGCGGCCAGGCTCCGGCACTACACGGTTTGGAACTACGATCGCTATCTGGCCAAGATGGCCCACTACACTCGTCTCGGCGCGATGGACCTGCACGACCGCGGCCGCCGCGCCGGCTTCGCCGGCATGTTCTTCCGCGTTCCGCTACGGTTCCTTCAGCTTTACATCTTCCGGCTGGGGTTTCTCGATGGGCTGACGGGATTGCAAATCTGCATGCTCACGGCCTTCACCGGTTTCTTGAAACAAGCGCGCCTCTGGGAAATCGACCACGCCCTGCCGCAGCCCGACCCCGAGGCGGAGCGAGAGCGACGCGCGGCATGA
- a CDS encoding glycosyltransferase has protein sequence MPDIEIAISVTTYQKPWHLRRALASIAGQQGVDGKFEVVVTDDGSTDETPQIVERFRRGVDFPVHFTTHERAAFQVSRCRNEGARATTAPYLLFVDGDCVLPPDHLAIHLARRRPGRAMLGDCYRIEKEVSETLTEAGAQRGEFLAWHVNGERERHARQHRKARLYGFLRHSRKPKLVGNNVGVWRSDFERVNGFDENFCGWGQEDDDLGLRLRRAGVRLDSILHWTRSYHLWHPRDPTSTSAWREGTNVPYFLRRGQLTRCRNGLVKRPIADLAIQIIGRSAADERLAELMQPIGRALTERLAQAAAVRTRPEVEILALPGAGQFSGRAEFQMLVLLDNVTPSAQVLRQANLIVSDCRLADLNGTRQFGLNEFDRALDAIA, from the coding sequence ATGCCTGATATCGAGATCGCCATCTCCGTCACAACCTATCAGAAGCCGTGGCATCTGCGGCGGGCGTTGGCGTCGATCGCTGGGCAGCAAGGAGTCGACGGCAAGTTCGAGGTGGTGGTCACCGACGATGGCTCGACCGATGAAACGCCTCAGATTGTCGAGCGGTTTCGCCGCGGGGTCGATTTCCCGGTCCATTTCACGACTCACGAGCGCGCCGCCTTTCAAGTCTCGCGTTGCCGCAACGAAGGTGCGCGCGCCACAACGGCGCCGTATCTGCTTTTCGTCGATGGCGATTGCGTTTTACCGCCGGACCATTTGGCGATTCATCTAGCGCGCCGGCGACCCGGTCGAGCGATGCTCGGCGATTGCTATCGGATCGAAAAGGAAGTTTCGGAGACGCTGACCGAAGCCGGGGCGCAGCGCGGCGAATTCCTTGCCTGGCACGTCAACGGCGAGCGAGAGCGCCATGCCCGCCAACACCGCAAGGCCCGGCTATATGGTTTTCTGCGGCATTCACGGAAGCCGAAGCTGGTCGGCAATAATGTTGGCGTTTGGCGAAGCGATTTCGAGCGAGTCAACGGCTTCGACGAGAATTTCTGCGGCTGGGGACAGGAGGACGACGATCTGGGACTGCGGCTGCGCCGGGCCGGCGTGCGGCTCGATTCGATCCTCCATTGGACGCGGTCGTATCATCTTTGGCATCCGCGCGATCCCACCTCAACTTCCGCTTGGCGCGAGGGGACCAATGTGCCGTATTTCCTCCGCCGCGGTCAATTGACCCGTTGCCGCAACGGGCTGGTGAAACGACCGATCGCCGATTTGGCGATTCAAATCATCGGCAGATCCGCGGCGGACGAGCGCCTGGCTGAGTTGATGCAACCTATCGGCAGGGCGCTGACCGAGCGCCTCGCTCAAGCAGCGGCCGTGCGAACGCGGCCGGAGGTTGAGATTCTCGCACTTCCGGGCGCGGGGCAATTCAGCGGCCGCGCCGAATTCCAAATGCTCGTGCTTCTCGACAACGTCACGCCCAGCGCGCAAGTGCTGCGACAGGCCAATTTGATCGTCTCGGATTGCAGGCTGGCCGATCTAAACGGCACGCGGCAGTTTGGGCTAAACGAATTCGACCGAGCGCTCGACGCGATCGCGTGA
- the lpxK gene encoding tetraacyldisaccharide 4'-kinase, with product MPTPSRGHGTPKYQCSIEALLAPDLNPSNFRELVSGRRRGAAAALLRGALRVAEFPYTSAIRWRNRQFDRGRKAIERAGVPVVSVGNLTLGGTGKTPLVEWLARWFRAQDVRVAIISRGYGAEAGARNDEALELEQRLPDVPHVQNPDRVAAARMAIEEFESQLILLDDAFQHRRIHRDLDVVLLDALEPFGFGHVFPRGMLREPLSGLSRAGVVALSRANLVDVAKRERIKSVVRRNAPAALWIECDHAPRGLQSVSGVTAELSALAGKPVAAFCGIGNPDGFRRTLEQCGIQVSAFREFPDHFAYQRADVESLLNWVAGLSVEAVICTQKDLVKLGIDRLGPRPLWAFAISLQISTGQLAFESRLQQMLAIVKR from the coding sequence ATGCCCACGCCGAGCCGTGGGCATGGCACCCCAAAGTATCAATGCAGCATTGAAGCTCTACTAGCCCCCGATTTGAATCCTTCCAACTTCCGCGAGCTGGTTAGCGGGCGGCGCCGAGGCGCGGCGGCGGCGCTTCTGCGCGGTGCGCTGCGAGTCGCGGAGTTTCCGTACACATCTGCGATTCGCTGGCGGAATCGGCAATTCGATCGGGGGCGGAAAGCGATTGAACGAGCGGGCGTGCCGGTGGTGAGCGTGGGGAATCTAACACTCGGCGGCACCGGAAAGACGCCGCTGGTGGAATGGCTGGCCCGGTGGTTTCGCGCGCAGGACGTGCGAGTGGCAATCATCAGCCGCGGTTATGGTGCGGAGGCGGGGGCGCGGAACGATGAGGCGCTCGAATTGGAGCAGAGACTGCCCGACGTGCCGCACGTGCAGAACCCCGATCGCGTGGCAGCGGCGCGGATGGCGATCGAGGAGTTCGAGTCTCAGTTGATCTTGCTCGACGACGCCTTTCAGCATCGACGGATTCATCGCGATCTGGACGTCGTGCTGTTGGATGCGCTCGAGCCGTTCGGGTTCGGCCACGTCTTCCCGCGCGGCATGTTGCGCGAGCCGCTCTCGGGCTTGAGCCGGGCCGGCGTGGTCGCCCTCTCGCGAGCGAATCTGGTCGATGTAGCGAAGCGGGAGCGAATCAAGTCGGTCGTGCGGCGGAATGCGCCGGCGGCACTGTGGATCGAATGCGATCATGCGCCGCGGGGGCTGCAATCGGTCAGTGGGGTAACGGCGGAACTCAGTGCGCTGGCGGGCAAGCCGGTCGCTGCGTTCTGCGGGATCGGCAATCCGGATGGATTTCGGCGGACGCTCGAGCAGTGCGGGATTCAAGTGTCCGCGTTTCGCGAGTTTCCTGACCACTTCGCCTACCAGCGGGCCGACGTGGAATCGCTCTTGAACTGGGTGGCGGGTTTGTCCGTCGAAGCAGTGATCTGCACACAGAAAGACCTCGTCAAGTTGGGAATCGATCGCTTGGGTCCGCGGCCGCTATGGGCTTTCGCGATCAGCCTGCAAATCTCAACGGGCCAGTTGGCATTTGAATCTCGCTTGCAACAGATGCTGGCAATCGTCAAGCGATAG